From the bacterium genome, the window GCCTTTTTCAGCGGTCTGCGCATAAAAAGGGGGGAGTGCATGGCGGCGAAGATCATCGACGGAAAGGCAATTTCGGCTCAGATCCGCGGCGAGCTGACGCAGGAGGTCGCGAAGCTCAAGGCCGAGAAGGGCGTGCTGCCCGGCCTGGCGGTCGTCCTCGTGGGCGAGGACCCGGCGTCCAAGGTCTACGTCGGCCAGAAGGAGAAGGCCTGCGCCGAGCTCGGCCTGCACTCCAAGAAGTACGCCCTCCCGGCGACGACGCCCGAGGCCGAGCTGCTCGCGCTCGTCGAGAAGCTCAACAACGACCCGGCGATCGACGGCATCCTCGTGCAGCTGCCGCTGCCCAAGCACATCGACGAGAACAAGGTCATCGCGGCGATCCACCCGGACAAGGACGTCGACGGCTTCCACCCGGTGAACGTCGGGCGCCTCGTGATCGGCACGGAGGGCTTCAAGCCCTGCACGCCCTACGGGTGCATCCACCTGCTCAAGCGCTCGGGCGTGAAGCTCCAGGGCGCCGAGGTCGTCGTCGTCGGCCGCAGCAACATCGTCGGCAAGCCGGTGGCGCTGATGCTGATCCACGAGAGCGCCACGGTCACGGTCTGCCACTCCAAGACCAGGGACCTCGGCGAGGTCTGCCGCCGCGCCGACGTGCTCGTCGTCGCGATCGGCCGGCCGAAGTTCATCACCGCGGACATGGTCAAGCCCGGCGCGGTGGTCATCGACGTCGGCGTCAACCGCCTGCCCGACGGCAAGCTCTGCGGCGACGTGGACTACGAGCCGCTGGCGCAGAAGGTCGCGCAGATCACCCCGGTCCCCGGCGGCGTGGGGCCGATGACGATCGCGATGCTGATGTTCAACACCGTCAACTCGGCCCGGCGGCGCGCCGGCCTGCCGGCGCTCAAGTAGGAAAGGGGAGGAACGATGGCATTCCAGGCACCCGTTGAGACATCATCCGGCAAGATCCGGGAGCTGACGCTCGGCGCGAAGAAGACCGTCACCACGGGCGGACAGAACGCGCTGGCGTTCCACACCTTCGAGGGGACGCTGCCGAACCCGCCGCGGATCGCGCTCGAGGTCTTCGACACCGCGCCGGCCGACTGGGCCGAGGAGCTCAAGCGCGTGCTCGGCGACGTCTGGGGCGACCCGGTCGCGTGGGCGAAGAAGTGCGAGGGCGAGTTCGGGGCGGACCTGGTCTGCCTGCAGCTGGCGGGCACGGACCCGAACGGCGCCAACCGCAGCGCCGCCGACGCGGTGGCGACGGTCAAGGCCGTCGCGGACGCGATCTCGGTGCCGCTGCTCGTCTACGGCTCGGGCAACGCCGAGAAGGACGCCGAGGTGCTCAAGGCCGTCGCCGAGGCGACCCAGGGGAAGAACGTCACGGTCGGCGCGGCGATCGAGGAGAACTACAAGTCGATCGGCGCGGCGGCGATGGGTTTCGGCTGCAAGGTCGTCGGCCAGACCCCGATCGACGTCAACATGGCCAAGCAGCTCAACATCCTGCTGACGAACCTCGGCGTCGCCGCCGAGAACCTGCTGATCGACCCGTCGACCGGGGCGCTCGGCTACGGGCTGGAGTACTCGTTCTCGATC encodes:
- the folD gene encoding bifunctional methylenetetrahydrofolate dehydrogenase/methenyltetrahydrofolate cyclohydrolase FolD: MAAKIIDGKAISAQIRGELTQEVAKLKAEKGVLPGLAVVLVGEDPASKVYVGQKEKACAELGLHSKKYALPATTPEAELLALVEKLNNDPAIDGILVQLPLPKHIDENKVIAAIHPDKDVDGFHPVNVGRLVIGTEGFKPCTPYGCIHLLKRSGVKLQGAEVVVVGRSNIVGKPVALMLIHESATVTVCHSKTRDLGEVCRRADVLVVAIGRPKFITADMVKPGAVVIDVGVNRLPDGKLCGDVDYEPLAQKVAQITPVPGGVGPMTIAMLMFNTVNSARRRAGLPALK
- a CDS encoding acetyl-CoA decarbonylase/synthase complex subunit delta encodes the protein MAFQAPVETSSGKIRELTLGAKKTVTTGGQNALAFHTFEGTLPNPPRIALEVFDTAPADWAEELKRVLGDVWGDPVAWAKKCEGEFGADLVCLQLAGTDPNGANRSAADAVATVKAVADAISVPLLVYGSGNAEKDAEVLKAVAEATQGKNVTVGAAIEENYKSIGAAAMGFGCKVVGQTPIDVNMAKQLNILLTNLGVAAENLLIDPSTGALGYGLEYSFSIHERIKLAALKQNDAMLQSPSVSNLGKEVWRAKEAKITQAEAPQWGDQRKRGIVWEALTAVALMMAGSDILIMRHPEAAKLVRQAIAGLA